A section of the Engraulis encrasicolus isolate BLACKSEA-1 chromosome 8, IST_EnEncr_1.0, whole genome shotgun sequence genome encodes:
- the LOC134454340 gene encoding extracellular calcium-sensing receptor-like has product MAAGKDMILLPLVLLLSQLTAMSAATTCALQGGFELPVFMSEGTFTIGGIFPLHYRVELPQTDFKTPPLTAQCRGFDPRAFRWALTMRLAAEEINGNRDLLPNHTLGYKIFDSCATPVTAQRAVLAVLNGEDSGASAMCSESEGSSPLFAIIGESGSSQSIVVSRTLQPFRIPMISYFSTCACLSDRTQFPTFFRVVPSDDYQVKAVAQLLKHFGWTWIGVVTEDHDYGRFALQGLKREIQNTDICLAYHEMIPKDYTTEKVLKILEVMRTSTARVVVVFSGEGEFYPFLKEFSKQNITGIQWIASEAWVSASVLAETYPFLDGTIGFAVRQGDVPNLTDYVKTVDPWNYPSNALVQELWETLYACSPRNATSVNTPLKPCTGHETVQEQHSAYLGSSSPRVAYNVYKGVYAIAHSLHNLLQCIPGSGPFPNGSCADINNIQPWQLQRYLQDVSFVISGEKVNFDMKGDSIPSYDLINWQRDADGEIQFVTVGLYEYDGGAEGSGKELVIDMDKVKWTGQRKEVLVSVCSDSCPPGFRKAVRAGEPICCFDCVPCDSGKISNETDSIDCMACPEDFWSNTGGTHCIPKEIEFLSHDAMGITLTVIAVVGACLTISVLAVFLYHRRTPVVRVNNSELSFFILLSLTLCFLCALIFIGEPTAWSCMLRHTAFSITFSLCISCILGKTLVVLAAFTATRPGNNIMKWLGPKQQRVIIFSCTLVQVIICAAWLISAPPYPNRNTQYQRSKIILECSVGSDLAFWCVLGYIGLLACLCFVLAFLARKLPGNFNEAKFITFSMLIFCAVWLAFIPAYVSSPGKFTVAVEIFAILASSFGLLLCLFAPKCYIILIKPEKNTKNHLMGKDK; this is encoded by the exons ATGGCGGCGGGCAAGGACATGATCCTGTTGCCTCTGGTCCTCCTGCTATCGCAGCTGACAGCCATGTCGGCAGCAACCACATGCGCGCTGCAGGGAGGTTTCGAGCTCCCTGTATTCATGTCCGAGGGCACCTTCACCATCGGAGGCATATTCCCCTTGCACTATAGAGTAGAGCTTCCACAGACGGACTTCAAAACACCCCCACTCACAGCCCAGTGTAGAGG CTTTGACCCTCGTGCCTTCCGCTGGGCCCTAACCATGAGGCTGGCAGCGGAGGAGATCAACGGCAACAGAGACCTGCTACCAAACCACACTCTGGGCTACAAGATCTTCGACTCCTGTGCCACACCGGTCACGGCACAGAGGGCTGTTCTCGCCGTACTGAATGGGGAGGACAGCGGAGCAAGCGCCATGTGCTCTGAGTCTGAGGGTTCCAGCCCTCTCTTTGCCATCATTGGGGAATCTGGGTCTTCACAGTCAATCGTGGTGTCCAGGACGCTACAACCTTTCAGAATTCCAATG ATCAGTTATTTTTCCACATGTGCTTGTCTCAGTGACAGGACACAGTTCCCCACATTTTTCAGAGTGGTGCCGAGTGACGATTACCAGGTGAAGGCAGTCGCCCAGCTTTTGAAACACTTTGGCTGGACATGGATCGGGGTGGTGACAGAGGATCACGATTATGGCAGGTTCGCATTGCAGGGCTTGAAAAGGGAAATACAGAACACAGACATCTGTCTGGCCTACCACGAAATGATACCGAAAGATTACACCACCGAGAAAGTGCTTAAAATACTCGAGGTGATGAGAACATCTACAGCccgagtggtggtggtgttctcgGGCGAGGGGGAGTTCTATCCTTTCCTGAAAGAGTTCAGCAAACAAAACATAACGGGCATCCAGTGGATCGCCAGCGAGGCGTGGGTCTCAGCCTCCGTGCTCGCCGAGACGTACCCTTTCTTGGACGGCACCATCGGTTTTGCCGTCCGCCAAGGAGATGTGCCGAACCTTACAGATTATGTGAAGACGGTGGATCCGTGGAATTACCCCTCTAATGCACTTGTGCAGGAGCTGTGGGAGACTTTGTATGCTTGCTCTCCCCGCAATGCCACAAGTGTGAACACCCCCTTGAAACCATGCACTGGCCATGAGACGGTGCAGGAGCAGCATTCGGCCTACCTGGGTAGCTCTAGCCCCCGGGTTGCATATAATGTGTACAAAGGGGTTTATGCCATTGCCCATTCTCTGCACAACCTCCTCCAGTGCATCCCTGGCTCTGGCCCTTTCCCCAATGGTTCTTGTGCCGATATTAATAATATCCAACCATGGCag CTACAGCGTTATCTGCAGGACGTGTCCTTTGTCATCTCTGGAGAAAAAGTGAATTTTGATATGAAAGGAGACTCCATTCCATCGTACGATCTCATCAACTGGCAGAGGGATGCTGACGGAGAGATTCAGTTTGTGACAGTGGGTCTATATGAATATGATGGAGGTGCGGAAGGTTCTGGCAAAGAGTTGGTTATTGATATGGACAAAGTCAAGTGGACAGGACAGCGGAAAGAG GTGCTGGTGTCTGTGTGCAGCGACAGCTGTCCCCCAGGATTCCGGAAGGCTGTCCGTGCTGGGGAGCCTATTTGCTGCTTTGACTGTGTACCATGTGACAGCGGCAAAATTAGCAATGAGACAG ATTCAATAGACTGCATGGCCTGCCCAGAAGACTTCTGGTCCAATACTGGAGGAACACACTGCATACCCAAAGAGATTGAGTTTCTGTCCCATGATGCAATGGGAATAACTCTGACAGTGATCGCCGTTGTTGGGGCCTGTCTAACCATTTCTGTCCTAGCAGTGTTCCTCTACCACAGAAGAACGCCCGTAGTCAGGGTCAACAATTCGGAGCTGAGTTTCTTCATCCTGCTGTCCCTCACGCTGTGTTTCCTGTGTGCGCTGATCTTCATTGGCGAGCCCACAGCCTGGTCCTGCATGCTGCGCCACACCGCCTTCAGCATCACCTTCTCCCTCTGCATCTCCTGCATCCTGGGCAAGACCCTGGTGGTGCTGGCCGCCTTCACAGCCACGCGGCCCGGAAACAACATCATGAAGTGGCTGGGGCCCAAGCAGCAGAGGGTCATCATCTTCTCCTGCACCTTGGTCCAGGTCATCATCTGTGCAGCCTGGCTCATTTCAGCTCCTCCGTACCCCAACAGAAACACACAGTACCAGCGCTCTAAAATCATTCTGGAATGCAGCGTAGGATCTGACTTGGCCTTCTGGTGTGTTCTGGGATACATTGGACTGTTGGcttgtctgtgttttgttttggccTTTCTGGCCCGTAAACTCCCGGGAAACTTCAATGAGGCCAAATTCATTACTTTTAGTATGCTGATTTTCTGTGCAGTCTGGTTAGCTTTCATCCCAGCCTATGTTAGCTCGCCAGGAAAGTTCACAGTAGCTGTAGAGATTTTTGCCATTTTGGCATCCAGTTTTGGCCTACTGCTGTGCTTATTTGCACCCAAATGTTACATCATTTTGATAAAACCAGAAAAGAATACAAAGAATCACTTAATGGGAAAAGACAAGTAA
- the LOC134454341 gene encoding extracellular calcium-sensing receptor: protein MEMPDINCTYKPAPVQCNGFDPRAFRWALTMRLAVEEINRSNDLLPNHTLGYKIFDSCAYPLTGQRAALAILNGPGEAGSPLCSGAGPLLAVIGESGSAQSIVVSRILQPFRIPMISYFSSCACLGDRKEFPTFFRVIPSDDYQVKAIAQLLQHFNWTWVGVVRGDHEYGRFALLGLLKELEGTGVCVAYQEMIPLLYNSERALEIIRVMNSSSARVVVVFSAEGELTPFLKDYMALNVTGIQWIASEAWVTSSVFTGSEYYPYLGGTIGFGIRQGQIPALSGYLDTVDPWQYPTNQLVHELWETLYGCSADSRDDGGGGLFPVCTGQETLNEQHSAYMNTSSPRISYNVYKGVYAVAHSLHNLMLCEKGRGPFTNSSCADLDNIYPWQLQHYLQEVSFTIAGEVVNFDDKGDSIPSYDLINWQRGHGGNIEFINVGLFDGAQEAGKELLIEDNMITWVGHRSQVLVSVCSDSCPPGFRKAVRAGEPICCFDCVPCDSGKISNETDSIDCMACPEDFWSNIGGTHCIPKEIEFLSHDAMGITLTVIAVVGACLTISVLAVFLYHRSTPVVRVNNSELSFFILLSLTLCFLCALIFIGEPTAWSCMLRHTAFSITFSLCISCILGKTLVVLAAFTATRPGNNIMKWLGPKQQRVIIFSCTLVQVIICAAWLISAPPYPNRNTQYQRSKIILECSVGSDLAFWCVLGYIGLLACLCFVLAFLARKLPGNFNEAKYITFSMLIFCAVWLAFIPAYVSSPGKFTVAVEIFAILASSFGLLLCLFAPKCYIILIKPEKNTKNHLMGKEK, encoded by the exons ATGGAGATGCCAGACATAAACTGCACCTACAAACCTGCACCAGTGCAGTGTAATGG GTTTGACCCTCGTGCCTTCCGCTGGGCCCTAACCATGAGGCTGGCTGTGGAGGAGATCAACAGGAGTAATGACTTGTTACCAAACCACACTCTGGGCTATAAGATCTTTGACTCCTGTGCTTACCCGTTAACGGGCCAGCGGGCTGCCCTGGCCATACTAAATGGACCCGGTGAGGCCGGCAGTCCGCTCTGCTCGGGCGCTGGTCCCCTGTTAGCTGTTATAGGAGAGTCCGGTTCTGCTCAGTCCATAGTAGTGTCCAGGATTCTCCAACCTTTCAGAATACCAATG ATCAGCTATTTCTCCTCGTGCGCCTGTCTGGGCGACAGGAAGGAGTTCCCCACCTTCTTCCGGGTCATCCCCAGCGACGACTACCAG GTCAAGGCCATCGCCCAGCTCCTGCAGCACTTCAACTGGACGTGGGTGGGAGTGGTGCGCGGCGACCACGAGTACGGCCGCTTCGCCCTGCTGGGCCTCCTGAAGGAGCTGGAGGGCACAGGCGTGTGCGTGGCCTACCAGGAGATGATCCCCCTCCTGTACAACAGCGAGCGCGCGCTGGAGATCATCCGCGTGATGAACTCCTCCTCCGCCCGGGTGGTGGTGGTCTTCTCGGCCGAGGGCGAGCTCACGCCCTTCCTGAAGGACTACATGGCGCTCAACGTGACGGGCATCCAGTGGATCGCCAGCGAGGCCTGGGTGACCTCCTCCGTCTTCACGGGGAGCGAGTACTACCCCTATCTGGGGGGCACGATCGGGTTTGGCATACGGCAAGGCCAGATCCCGGCGCTCAGCGGTTACCTCGACACGGTGGACCCTTGGCAGTACCCCACCAATCAGCTAG tacACGAGCTGTGGGAGACGCTGTATGGCTGCTCTGCCGACAGCAGAGACGATGGCGGTGGGGGTCTGTTTCCCGTCTGCACAGGGCAGGAGACTCTGAACGAGCAGCACTCGGCCTACATGAACACCTCCAGTCCCCGCATCTCCTACAACGTGTACAAAGGTGTATACGCCGTGGCTCACTCTCTGCACAACCTTATGCTCTGTGAAAAAGGACGGGGCCCGTTTACAAACTCCTCGTGTGCTGACCTGGACAACATTTATCCATGGCAG CTCCAGCACTACCTCCAAGAGGTCTCCTTCACCATAGCAGGAgaggtggtgaactttgacgacAAAGGGGACTCGATTCCATCCTACGACCTGATTAACTGGCAGAGAGGCCACGGGGGCAATATCGAGTTCATTAATGTGGGCCTATTTGACGGGGCCCAGGAGGCCGGGAAAGAGCTGCTCATTGAGGACAATATGATCACCTGGGTTGGTCACCGGAGCCAG GTGCTGGTGTCTGTGTGCAGCGACAGCTGTCCCCCAGGATTCCGGAAGGCTGTCCGTGCTGGGGAGCCTATTTGCTGCTTTGACTGTGTACCATGTGACAGCGGCAAAATTAGCAATGAGACAG ATTCAATAGACTGCATGGCCTGCCCTGAAGACTTCTGGTCCAATATTGGAGGAACACACTGCATACCCAAAGAGATTGAGTTTCTATCCCATGATGCAATGGGAATAACTCTGACAGTGATCGCCGTTGTTGGGGCCTGTCTGACCATTTCTGTCCTAGCAGTGTTCCTCTACCACAGAAGCACGCCCGTAGTCAGGGTCAACAACTCTGAGCTGAGCTTCTTCATCCTGCTGTCCCTCACGCTGTGTTTCCTGTGTGCGCTGATCTTCATTGGCGAGCCCACAGCCTGGTCCTGCATGCTGCGCCACACCGCCTTCAGCATCACCTTCTCCCTCTGCATCTCCTGCATCCTGGGCAAGACCCTGGTGGTGCTGGCCGCCTTCACAGCCACGCGGCCCGGAAACAACATCATGAAGTGGCTGGGGCCCAAGCAGCAGAGGGTCATCATCTTCTCCTGCACCTTGGTCCAGGTCATCATCTGTGCGGCCTGGCTCATCTCGGCTCCCCCGTACCCCAACAGAAACACACAGTACCAGCGCTCCAAAATCATTCTGGAATGCAGCGTAGGATCTGACTTGGCCTTCTGGTGTGTTCTGGGATACATCGGACTGTTGGcttgtctgtgttttgttttggctTTTTTGGCCCGCAAACTGCCTGGGAATTTTAATGAGGCAAAGTACATTACTTTCAGTATGCTGATTTTCTGTGCAGTCTGGTTAGCTTTCATCCCAGCCTATGTTAGCTCACCAGGAAAGTTCACAGTTGCTGTAGAGATTTTTGCCATTTTAGCATCCAGTTTTGGCCTACTGCTGTGCTTATTTGCACCCAAATGTTACATTATTTTGATAAAACCAGAAAAGAATACAAAGAATCACTTAATGGGAAAAGAAAAGTAA